The genomic stretch TACCATAAGCCCTGGAGCTATATATTCGTTGTCAGCAGggtagaggaagaagagaagaagcAGAGCAGCAGCAACATCGATCGGAGGAAGCTGCAGCACAGAGCAAACAACGAAAAGCGAAGTCTTCAATAGCAACGCACTGGTACCTTGGTAGTAGCTAGCACGAGCAGTAGCGGTGAGCTTGCTATTCAAAAAATCTCACTTATTAGTGAAGTGTTCGCAAGGTAGTCATTTCTTAATATAAGTCTATCATGTTCTCTCACATGGACAGGATTTAGATCTCACCATCCCTCTATGGAATTCTTCCTTGTCAGCTTAAGAAGTCATCCGTCATCCTAGTCTGGAAGAAATCATTCCAAGCTTGGGCCTCCGCCTCGGCAGGTAATCACAAAAAATTCCTTGAGCCAGAAACTTCTTTAGATCTAATTTATCCTGGTTGACTACGCTCTGTCACCTTTGGGAGGTGGTTTCTGTGTTTCTTTTGCTAATCAAACATGCAACCAGACGAAGTAGTAGGCCTATGATTTGACAACTCATATATTATGTCAAGCAAACAACTTTTCCTGTGGCAAAAACAGAAGGGTCGCAAAAAATGTGCTTGCTCTTGTTTCAGGCCTACCGTGGCACGTAATTGCAAATGGAACGCCAATCTACTATCACACCATGGGACCTGGAGTGCATGCTATATGACGAAATGGCGAAGCCCAAGGCCCTGCCACTGTCACTTCTGAAAGAAATCACAAATGGTTTCTCTCCTGAGAAGCAAATTGGCTACGGTGGGTTTGCAGTGGTTTACAAGGTACAATAACTCTGAGCTGCCCCAATCTTCATCAAACTTTATTTGAAAACGCTTGCTGAAAAGGCATCTTCTCGATTTAGGGAATTCTTGAGAATAGGACCATCGCGGTGAAAAGGATGTCCaatacatacaagtatgagaaggaGTTCCTCCGAGAAGTCGAATGTCTCATGAGGGTGAAGCACCAAAATGTTGTACGGTTTCTGGGATATTGTTCTGATACACAAG from Triticum dicoccoides isolate Atlit2015 ecotype Zavitan unplaced genomic scaffold, WEW_v2.0 scaffold5781, whole genome shotgun sequence encodes the following:
- the LOC119347082 gene encoding probable serine/threonine-protein kinase PBL4 isoform X2, producing the protein MERQSTITPWDLECMLYDEMAKPKALPLSLLKEITNGFSPEKQIGYGGFAVVYKGILENRTIAVKRMSNTYKYEKEFLREVECLMRVKHQNVVRFLGYCSDTQGSMETYDGKLVMADVQQRLLCFEYLPRGSLRQYITAYQGILVQCKAGLLPFK